The genomic window ACACTATATATTATAGTGCATAATAAAAAACCCGACAGGTTTTAAAAACCTGTCGGGTTGCTATACTATAATATATATGTATATAAAATTACTTCTTATTTAAATCTTTTGCTTTTTGTTGCCACTTCTCCGATAGATCTTCATAATCTACGGGACTCGCTGGTTTCTGATTTACCAATCGGCCAGATTCAAATGCTCTAACCAAGATTGTTTCTATCAAGTAGTCTTCGTTTACATCGTATGGTTTATACTCCTCTTTTAAACTTATATCAAATAAATTGGCCGTTGTATTTGACACAAAGGCTTTGAATCCGCTTTTTAAAGTTTTAATCAACTCGTAGGTTGTAATTCCTGTTTGACGATGAATCAATTTCACTAAAATCTGCCCTTGCTTCCTAGAGAGTTTTTTAAGTCTTTCTTCAAATTCGTTGTTTAAATAATCTTCTACAATCTTAAAATACTTCTTTTTCTCTCGGCTGGTTTTTAAACGCGCCATTCCGTTATTCAATGCAGTTAATCGTTCTGCAGCAAGTTTAGCATAAGGATATACTTTATATACTCTGTTTTGAAGAATCTGAAATTGTTTCATTTCTTCTGGACTCATCTTTTGCCCTTTTGAAATAATTATTTCTGGCAATTGAATAGTGTCAGCGAGAATAGAATCTTTCTCTGTTAATATGTATCCCATTTGTTCGTTTTCCTTAGGAGTAACTTGGGCTTTGGAAGAAAAACAAACTAAGAGTATAAATAAAAAGGTGGTTAGTCTCATTGAATCATAATTTAAATGTAAAATTATATATTTATACACAACTCTGATACCAAATTTATATTTTAGCAAAAAAATATTTTTATGAGTACGAAATCTATCTTAAATGATACTTCAATAGCATTTTTAGAAAGCTACCTAAATAACGCTTCTCCAACAGGTTACGAAAGTGAGGGACAAAAACTTTGGATGAATTATTTAAAACCTTATGTAGACACTTTTATTACAGATACTTATGGAACGGCTGTTGGTGTAATTAATCCAGATGCTCCTTACAAAGTTGTAATTGAAGGACATGCAGATGAAATTTCATGGTATGTAAACTATATTACAGAAGACGGTTTAATATATGTAATACGAAATGGGGGTTCTGATCATCAGATTGCTCCTTCTAAAAGAGTAAACATTCATACTAAGAACGGAATTGTGAAAGGTGTTTTTGGATGGCCCGCTATTCATACCCGTTTGCGTGACAAGGAAGAGATTCCTAAATTAAGTAATATTTTTATTGATTTAGGATGTGAAACCAAAGAGCAAGTTGAAGCGCTAGGTGTTCATGTTGGATGTGTAATTACATATCCTGACGAATTTATGATTTTGAACGAGAATAAGTTTGTTTGTCGTGCAATCGATAATAGAATGGGCGGTTTCATGATTGCTGAAGTTGCTCGATTATTAAAGGAAAACAACAAAAAACTTCCGTTTGGTTTATACATTGTAAATTCTGTTCAGGAAGAAATTGGTCTGCGAGGAGCTGAAATGATTGCGCATCGCATAAAACCAAATGTAGCAATTGTGACTGATGTTACTCACGACACCACTACTCCAATGATTGATAAAAAGGTTGAAGGCGACCTTAAAATGGGTAAAGGTCCTGTTATTGGCTACTCTCCCGCTATTCAGAATAAATTGCGCGATTTGATTGTTGATACTGCTGAGGAGAAAAAAATTCCGTTTCAGAGACATGCTACTTCGCGTGCAACGGGTACAGATACTGATGCTTTTGCGTATAGCAATGGCGGTGTGCCATCTGCTTTGATTTCTCTTCCGTTACGATATATGCATACTACTGTAGAAATGGTTCATAGAGACGATGTTGAAAATGTGATTCAGCTTATTTATGAATCTTTACTGAAAATTGAGAACAACGAGACTTTTTCTTATTTTAAATAATATACTTTTAATGTAAATCCGATTTGAGCTATTAAATCGGATTTACAAATTATAAAGCCAAACATGAAAATATTACTGCTCGAAGACGATTTTACTTTATCAAAAGAAATTTCCGCATTCTTTACTTCAAAAGAATTCGAGTGTGTTCCTTATTATGATGGTTCTTTGCTTTTGAAGAAATACTTTCCGTATGAATATGATTTAATTGTTCTAGATATCAATGTTCCTGGAATAAATGGAATTGATGTTTGTAAAGGCATTCGGGAAACCGATAAAAAGACACCTATTATAATGCTAACGGCTTTTAGCGAAATTGAAGATAAATTATCGTCT from Flavobacterium sp. KACC 22763 includes these protein-coding regions:
- a CDS encoding M42 family metallopeptidase codes for the protein MSTKSILNDTSIAFLESYLNNASPTGYESEGQKLWMNYLKPYVDTFITDTYGTAVGVINPDAPYKVVIEGHADEISWYVNYITEDGLIYVIRNGGSDHQIAPSKRVNIHTKNGIVKGVFGWPAIHTRLRDKEEIPKLSNIFIDLGCETKEQVEALGVHVGCVITYPDEFMILNENKFVCRAIDNRMGGFMIAEVARLLKENNKKLPFGLYIVNSVQEEIGLRGAEMIAHRIKPNVAIVTDVTHDTTTPMIDKKVEGDLKMGKGPVIGYSPAIQNKLRDLIVDTAEEKKIPFQRHATSRATGTDTDAFAYSNGGVPSALISLPLRYMHTTVEMVHRDDVENVIQLIYESLLKIENNETFSYFK
- a CDS encoding DUF4294 domain-containing protein, with product MRLTTFLFILLVCFSSKAQVTPKENEQMGYILTEKDSILADTIQLPEIIISKGQKMSPEEMKQFQILQNRVYKVYPYAKLAAERLTALNNGMARLKTSREKKKYFKIVEDYLNNEFEERLKKLSRKQGQILVKLIHRQTGITTYELIKTLKSGFKAFVSNTTANLFDISLKEEYKPYDVNEDYLIETILVRAFESGRLVNQKPASPVDYEDLSEKWQQKAKDLNKK